A region from the Pseudomonadota bacterium genome encodes:
- a CDS encoding response regulator, which translates to MIKPASILLVEDNPMDVELIVDAFKEARLGNKIQVVRNGKEALEFMFGEGKYSDRNQYPLPDIILLDLKMPGIDGHEVLKTIKETEKLKRLPVIILTSSRDEGDRAMSYDNGANSYLVKPVSFGEFLEVVKKVSDYWLTLNVEPPME; encoded by the coding sequence ATGATAAAACCTGCTTCAATACTTCTGGTGGAAGATAACCCGATGGATGTTGAACTGATCGTTGATGCGTTTAAAGAGGCCAGATTGGGGAATAAAATTCAGGTGGTCAGGAACGGAAAAGAAGCGCTTGAATTTATGTTTGGCGAAGGAAAATATTCTGACCGCAATCAATATCCATTGCCGGATATCATTTTGCTGGATCTAAAGATGCCGGGAATTGACGGCCATGAAGTACTAAAGACGATTAAAGAAACCGAAAAACTAAAACGCCTGCCTGTAATTATTCTTACTTCTTCAAGGGACGAAGGAGACAGAGCCATGAGCTATGACAATGGTGCAAACAGCTATCTTGTAAAACCGGTTTCTTTTGGAGAGTTTTTGGAAGTAGTCAAAAAAGTTTCCGATTACTGGCTAACGCTAAATGTGGAGCCGCCGATGGAGTAA